In Candidatus Sulfurimonas marisnigri, a single genomic region encodes these proteins:
- the metH gene encoding methionine synthase — MTTREYILNTIKKRPLIIDGALGTQLQQRDEQITKEAWEGNEGCNEILNVTAPEILREIAHAYLTSGADFVTTNTFGSFSWVLDEYQIGNRAYELTKAGAEIVKKECENFSTPEHPRFVLGSVGPGTKLPSLGHIAYDEMYEGYTEFCLALIDGGVDVFLLETCQDPLQIKAALHACQEASNQRGVDIPIMVSVTIELSGTMLIGTDAGTIATILEPFDILSLGFNCGTGPEQVLKHVKALSELWGKPISVHANAGLPQNRGGYTHYPMGPDEFTDKQEEFLKHDGVSFLGGCCGTTPQHIRALVNRVTNIVPKEASGKQENSLASLFSSVPLMQEPAPLLIGERSNATGSKAFKDLLLAEDYEGTLSVGQQQVRAGAHLVDVSVGFAGRDETKDMQKVMSIYAQKIALPLMPDSTQTVALETALKCIGGKPIINSVNLEDGIEKFDEVCSLAKKFGAALVCLTIDEIGMAKTVERKLEIAERIYELATKKHGIKPEDLVFDLLTFTLGSGDTEYLDAGINTIEAIRELRIRHPEVGTTLGLSNISFGLDKDARPYLNSMFLHYCIEAGLTSVIINVKHIIPINKISEQDQEICNNLIFNKKPEAASLFEFIEHFSTKEAIDTGAEDEAYLAMSDEEKIAKLLMDGDKDRMIPLVEEARHKIKPEKIVNEILIDAMKVVGELFGSGQMQLPFVLQSAETMKKTVDYLNPYLPKIDKEVDITLALGTVKGDVHDVGKNLVDIILSNNGYKVINLGIKVDIDSFINALKESNATAMGMSGLLVKSTQVMKENLETLKSQGINVPILLGGAALTRTFIDDFCRPLYDGPIFYCKDAFDGVTAMSRIEAGNFDTDLHPKDSQEKLHAEKKEVIIPPFSQLKMPSRDVKVPTPPFWGRRELKLTEQQIEMAFEWINHKILFKSRWGYSSKGMTKEAYQKQLDEVVWPAYERLKAQFIDEKLFEPTIIYGYWPCRSDDNTLLIFDESEGYNSADEINREHLDKVMGRAKEKFDFPRQSKQPHRALSDFFHSDRHDVIALTCVSAGAKLSEAEREIYDKNNYTEYYQFHGLGVELAEALAEIVHKQIRLDLNISEGEGSKLSDVQMNKYQGSRYSFGYAACPDLELNRPLFNLLKPEEFGIELSETFQIHPEQSTSALVVYHPNATYYNV, encoded by the coding sequence ATGACAACACGCGAATACATATTAAATACTATTAAAAAAAGACCACTTATTATAGATGGTGCACTAGGTACTCAACTTCAACAAAGAGATGAGCAAATTACAAAAGAGGCTTGGGAAGGAAATGAGGGGTGTAATGAGATTTTAAATGTTACTGCCCCTGAAATTTTAAGAGAAATTGCACACGCATATTTAACCTCTGGCGCTGACTTTGTTACTACAAATACTTTTGGTTCTTTCTCTTGGGTTCTAGATGAATATCAAATAGGAAACAGAGCTTATGAGCTAACAAAAGCTGGAGCTGAGATAGTAAAAAAAGAGTGTGAAAACTTTAGCACACCTGAGCATCCACGTTTTGTACTAGGTTCTGTTGGTCCTGGGACTAAACTTCCATCTCTTGGTCATATAGCTTACGATGAGATGTATGAAGGTTATACAGAGTTTTGTTTAGCTCTTATAGATGGAGGGGTGGATGTTTTCTTACTCGAGACTTGTCAAGACCCGCTTCAAATCAAAGCGGCTCTGCACGCTTGCCAAGAAGCATCTAATCAAAGAGGCGTTGATATTCCTATAATGGTTTCTGTTACCATAGAATTAAGTGGAACAATGCTTATAGGTACAGATGCAGGGACAATTGCTACAATTTTAGAGCCTTTTGATATTCTCTCACTTGGTTTTAACTGTGGAACTGGGCCGGAACAGGTACTAAAGCATGTAAAAGCTCTAAGTGAACTTTGGGGCAAGCCAATTTCTGTTCATGCAAACGCAGGACTTCCACAAAACCGTGGAGGCTACACACACTACCCAATGGGGCCTGACGAGTTCACAGACAAGCAAGAAGAGTTTTTAAAACATGACGGTGTAAGCTTTTTAGGTGGCTGTTGTGGAACTACACCTCAACATATTCGTGCTCTTGTAAACAGAGTTACAAATATAGTACCAAAAGAAGCAAGCGGAAAACAAGAGAACTCTCTAGCTTCTCTCTTCTCAAGTGTACCTCTTATGCAAGAACCTGCTCCTTTGCTTATTGGTGAGCGCTCAAATGCGACAGGCTCAAAAGCTTTTAAAGATCTTCTTTTAGCGGAAGATTATGAGGGAACCCTAAGCGTTGGGCAGCAACAAGTTCGTGCAGGAGCGCATCTGGTTGATGTTAGTGTCGGTTTTGCAGGTCGTGATGAGACAAAAGATATGCAAAAAGTTATGAGCATCTATGCTCAAAAAATTGCTCTTCCTCTTATGCCAGACTCTACTCAAACAGTGGCACTGGAAACTGCCCTAAAGTGCATAGGCGGAAAACCAATTATAAACTCCGTAAACCTTGAAGACGGTATAGAGAAGTTTGATGAAGTTTGTTCATTGGCAAAGAAATTTGGTGCTGCTTTAGTTTGTCTAACAATTGATGAAATCGGAATGGCTAAAACAGTTGAGAGAAAACTTGAAATTGCCGAACGAATATACGAACTTGCAACCAAGAAACATGGCATCAAACCAGAAGATTTAGTGTTTGACCTTCTGACATTCACTCTCGGAAGTGGTGATACTGAGTACCTTGATGCCGGTATAAATACCATAGAAGCTATACGAGAACTTCGAATAAGACATCCAGAAGTAGGGACAACGCTAGGACTATCAAATATCTCTTTTGGGCTAGACAAAGATGCCAGACCATATCTGAACTCTATGTTCCTACACTACTGTATAGAAGCTGGTTTGACCTCTGTTATTATAAATGTTAAACACATTATTCCCATAAATAAAATAAGCGAGCAAGACCAGGAGATTTGTAATAATCTAATTTTCAACAAAAAACCAGAAGCGGCATCACTATTTGAATTTATAGAACACTTTAGTACAAAAGAGGCAATTGATACAGGTGCAGAAGATGAAGCTTATTTAGCGATGAGTGATGAGGAGAAGATTGCAAAACTTCTTATGGACGGGGACAAAGATAGAATGATTCCTCTAGTTGAAGAGGCTCGTCATAAAATAAAGCCAGAGAAGATTGTAAACGAGATTCTTATTGATGCTATGAAGGTTGTAGGTGAGCTTTTTGGTTCAGGACAGATGCAGCTGCCGTTTGTACTACAAAGTGCCGAGACTATGAAAAAGACGGTTGACTATCTTAACCCATATCTGCCTAAAATTGACAAAGAGGTAGATATAACTCTAGCTCTTGGAACAGTTAAGGGTGATGTGCATGATGTTGGTAAGAACCTTGTTGATATTATCCTCTCAAATAACGGTTATAAAGTTATAAACCTAGGGATAAAGGTAGATATTGATTCTTTTATAAATGCCTTAAAAGAGTCAAATGCCACAGCTATGGGGATGAGTGGGCTTTTAGTAAAATCTACTCAGGTTATGAAAGAAAACTTAGAGACATTAAAATCTCAGGGTATCAATGTTCCGATTCTTCTTGGAGGAGCAGCCCTTACTCGTACTTTTATAGATGATTTTTGTCGTCCGCTATATGATGGTCCTATATTTTACTGTAAAGATGCTTTTGATGGTGTAACTGCCATGAGTCGCATTGAAGCTGGAAATTTTGACACTGATTTACACCCAAAAGACTCCCAAGAGAAGCTACATGCAGAAAAAAAAGAGGTTATTATTCCACCTTTTTCTCAACTGAAAATGCCATCTCGCGATGTTAAAGTTCCTACTCCTCCATTTTGGGGCAGACGTGAACTTAAACTTACAGAGCAGCAGATAGAAATGGCTTTTGAGTGGATAAATCACAAGATACTTTTCAAATCTCGCTGGGGGTATAGTTCAAAAGGAATGACCAAAGAGGCTTACCAAAAACAACTAGACGAAGTGGTGTGGCCTGCGTACGAGAGATTAAAAGCGCAGTTTATAGATGAAAAACTTTTTGAGCCGACAATTATTTATGGATATTGGCCGTGCAGAAGTGATGACAATACACTTTTGATTTTTGATGAGAGTGAAGGGTATAACTCGGCAGATGAAATTAACCGTGAACATCTAGATAAAGTTATGGGCAGAGCAAAAGAAAAATTTGACTTTCCAAGACAATCAAAACAGCCACATCGTGCTTTAAGTGACTTCTTTCATAGCGATAGACATGATGTTATAGCACTTACATGTGTAAGTGCCGGAGCTAAACTTAGTGAAGCTGAGAGAGAAATATATGACAAGAACAACTATACAGAGTATTATCAGTTTCATGGTCTAGGAGTTGAGCTAGCTGAAGCACTTGCCGAGATAGTACATAAACAGATAAGACTTGATTTGAATATATCAGAGGGAGAGGGAAGCAAACTAAGTGATGTACAGATGAATAAATATCAAGGCTCACGTTACTCATTTGGCTACGCAGCTTGTCCAGACCTAGAGCTTAATCGTCCTCTATTTAATTTATTAAAACCTGAAGAGTTTGGAATAGAACTTAGTGAGACTTTTCAAATTCACCCTGAACAATCAACTTCTGCTTTGGTTGTCTATCACCCAAATGCAACTTATTACAATGTGTAA
- a CDS encoding YifB family Mg chelatase-like AAA ATPase translates to MKMVSCATYEGIDAKVVHVESTLTKGLPSFSVVGMASASINESKERVKSALLSNEFSFPPKRITINLAPSDVKKEGSQFDLSIALMIALDYLQDDFSEWFVFGELGLDGAIKENLQLYPLILSLANQKIIHKAIVPYVSLKKLSRIPNVEFYGVKTLNEAIELLKNQETVSPSMEQSEIDYPSYTSNDETYYYDEKYDEDFLDVKGQEVAKRSALISAAGFHNILLEGSPGCGKSMIAQRLRYILPPLSSDDILDIAKLDALQAKEPEFKPLRSYRAPHHSSTSASVFGGGSFKAKIGEVGLAHRGILFFDELPHFSKGVLEALREPLQDNKIRISRVNAKVEYPADFLFVSAMNPCPCGNLLNQHIECRCSELEISRYKNKLSDPFIDRIDLSVVMQNVNPNDEATISSREMHKQVIEVHKRVRQRGQTTFTAKLSDSDIEKYCVLSSEAKEVLDMAVYRFTLTFRAIKKIQKVSRTIADLDGSDTIEKRHILEALSYRRR, encoded by the coding sequence ATGAAAATGGTTAGTTGTGCAACATATGAGGGCATAGATGCAAAAGTTGTACATGTAGAGTCTACACTTACAAAGGGCCTCCCCTCATTTAGTGTTGTTGGAATGGCTAGTGCATCTATTAATGAATCTAAAGAGCGTGTAAAGTCTGCACTTTTAAGCAATGAGTTCTCCTTCCCTCCAAAAAGAATTACCATAAATCTTGCACCTAGTGATGTTAAAAAAGAGGGGAGTCAGTTTGACTTGAGTATAGCGCTTATGATTGCGCTTGATTATCTACAAGACGATTTTAGCGAATGGTTTGTTTTTGGTGAACTAGGTCTTGATGGAGCTATAAAAGAGAACTTACAACTCTACCCACTTATTCTATCTCTTGCCAATCAAAAAATAATTCATAAGGCTATTGTTCCATATGTTAGTCTAAAAAAACTCTCAAGAATACCAAATGTAGAATTTTATGGGGTAAAAACACTTAATGAAGCTATAGAGTTATTGAAAAATCAGGAGACAGTCTCCCCCAGCATGGAGCAGAGTGAGATAGATTACCCTAGCTATACCTCAAACGATGAAACTTACTATTATGATGAAAAATATGATGAAGACTTTTTAGATGTAAAAGGGCAGGAAGTTGCTAAAAGATCAGCTCTAATAAGTGCGGCCGGATTTCACAATATACTGCTTGAAGGAAGTCCAGGGTGTGGCAAAAGTATGATAGCACAGAGGCTTAGATATATTTTACCACCACTAAGCAGTGATGATATTTTAGATATAGCAAAGCTGGACGCACTCCAGGCAAAAGAACCAGAATTTAAACCACTTCGCAGTTACAGAGCACCTCACCACTCATCCACAAGTGCGAGTGTTTTCGGCGGTGGCAGTTTCAAGGCAAAAATAGGAGAAGTTGGTTTAGCGCACAGAGGGATACTGTTTTTTGATGAGTTACCACACTTCTCAAAGGGAGTATTAGAAGCGCTTAGAGAGCCTTTGCAGGATAATAAAATAAGAATATCAAGGGTTAATGCGAAGGTTGAGTATCCTGCAGATTTTCTGTTTGTCAGTGCGATGAACCCTTGTCCATGCGGGAATCTTTTAAATCAACATATTGAGTGCAGATGCAGCGAGCTAGAAATTAGTAGATACAAAAACAAACTCTCTGATCCTTTCATTGACAGGATAGATTTGAGTGTTGTTATGCAAAATGTAAATCCTAATGATGAGGCAACTATAAGTTCTAGAGAGATGCACAAACAGGTTATAGAAGTCCATAAAAGAGTAAGACAAAGAGGGCAAACAACATTTACGGCAAAGCTTAGTGACTCAGATATAGAGAAGTATTGTGTTCTAAGTAGTGAAGCAAAAGAAGTTTTAGATATGGCAGTTTATAGATTTACGCTTACATTTAGAGCAATAAAAAAGATTCAAAAGGTCTCAAGAACAATAGCTGACTTAGATGGAAGTGACACTATTGAGAAAAGACATATTCTTGAGGCTTTGAGTTACAGGAGAAGATAA
- the def gene encoding peptide deformylase yields MILNIVEYPNKKLKEKSKPVDKFDQQLHKLLDAMYHVMIESRGIGLAAIQVAHAKQILIINLPTEEDEQPIDNLIEIINPVITHKSGETTYQEGCLSVPSFYEDINRFEYITVNYQDRHGNTKSLEADGLLSIAIQHEYDHLNGVLFIDKLSYSRRKKFEKEYKRVQKEKNNS; encoded by the coding sequence ATGATTTTAAATATAGTAGAATATCCAAATAAAAAACTCAAAGAAAAATCTAAGCCCGTTGATAAATTTGATCAGCAGCTGCATAAACTATTAGATGCTATGTATCATGTTATGATTGAGTCAAGAGGGATCGGCCTGGCTGCAATTCAAGTTGCACATGCGAAGCAGATTCTAATCATTAATCTCCCTACTGAAGAAGATGAGCAACCAATTGATAATCTAATAGAGATTATTAATCCGGTAATTACACATAAAAGCGGAGAGACTACTTATCAAGAGGGTTGTTTGAGTGTTCCTTCTTTTTACGAAGATATTAATAGATTTGAATATATAACTGTTAATTACCAAGATAGACATGGCAATACAAAATCACTAGAAGCTGATGGACTGCTTAGTATTGCTATACAGCATGAGTATGATCATCTAAATGGAGTTTTGTTTATAGATAAACTTTCATACTCCCGCAGAAAAAAGTTTGAAAAAGAGTACAAGAGAGTACAAAAAGAGAAAAATAACTCTTAA
- a CDS encoding GGDEF domain-containing protein, with translation MAGALRSRSRRNIVDTKSSEDDSVQSSLQDSEPEGDLESYSKEVLNALIKDGLPPTPNNFSLYFDRLLEDKSQSTHKQISSILELEESNEDENSVRLEQSLKQGFSSVKNILGVTANLYKNMSLMTKILDKRAQELKDSPDEKQSISIVSSLEEDILKLNTILKKQSSNMKTMYDDTAKIIKNVENETIFDNQYGVYNKRNLMTKVEQEIELISKFKHRSSLIMIELARDLKDSIKNEKAVMLMTKTMARLLLKTSRRSDTVAHYGNGVFAMLLKHTDIESAKKASERLSELVSNSNFFLGDREIQLKISIGITDVTEEHSVEEIIVSSLDGIEKAYQNPKLDFAVLLRTPSE, from the coding sequence ATGGCCGGAGCTTTAAGAAGTAGAAGTCGTCGTAATATTGTAGATACAAAATCTTCTGAAGATGATAGTGTTCAAAGCAGTTTACAAGATTCAGAACCAGAAGGTGATTTAGAATCATATTCAAAAGAGGTTTTAAATGCCTTAATAAAAGATGGTCTGCCACCAACCCCCAATAATTTTTCACTATATTTTGATAGATTATTAGAAGATAAAAGTCAAAGTACGCACAAGCAAATATCTTCAATATTAGAACTTGAAGAGAGTAATGAAGATGAGAACAGTGTTAGACTTGAGCAGAGTTTAAAGCAAGGTTTCTCATCTGTAAAGAATATACTTGGCGTAACTGCAAATCTTTATAAAAACATGTCATTAATGACAAAAATACTTGATAAAAGAGCACAAGAACTTAAAGATAGTCCAGATGAAAAACAATCAATTAGTATTGTTTCATCTTTAGAAGAAGATATTTTAAAATTAAATACAATTCTAAAAAAGCAAAGCAGTAATATGAAAACTATGTATGATGATACTGCGAAAATAATTAAAAATGTAGAAAATGAAACAATATTTGACAATCAGTATGGCGTTTATAATAAACGTAACTTGATGACAAAAGTTGAACAAGAGATAGAACTGATTAGTAAGTTTAAACATAGAAGCTCTTTGATTATGATAGAACTTGCTCGTGACCTTAAAGATAGTATAAAAAATGAAAAAGCTGTGATGCTTATGACTAAGACTATGGCTAGACTTTTACTTAAGACATCAAGAAGAAGCGACACAGTTGCACATTATGGAAATGGCGTTTTTGCAATGCTCCTCAAACATACTGATATAGAAAGTGCAAAAAAAGCAAGTGAAAGACTATCTGAATTAGTCTCAAATAGTAATTTCTTTTTAGGTGACCGTGAAATACAGCTTAAAATATCTATAGGTATTACAGATGTAACTGAGGAGCATTCTGTTGAAGAGATTATTGTTAGCTCTTTAGACGGAATTGAAAAAGCATATCAAAATCCTAAGCTAGATTTTGCCGTCTTGCTTAGAACACCTTCGGAGTAG
- the clpP gene encoding ATP-dependent Clp endopeptidase proteolytic subunit ClpP yields MSYIPYVVEKTARGERSYDIYSRLLKDRIIMLSGEVNDSVASSIVAQMLFLEAEDPEKDIYFYINSPGGVVTAGMAIFDTMNYIRPDVATICVGQAASMGAFLLSSGEKGKRYALPHARIMIHQPLGGAQGQATDIAIQAEEILRMKKELNEILAKNTGQNVKTIEKDTDRDNFMSAKQCEEYGMIDEVLIKKSK; encoded by the coding sequence ATGAGTTATATTCCTTATGTAGTTGAAAAAACAGCACGTGGTGAGCGTTCATATGACATATACTCTCGTCTTTTAAAAGATAGAATTATTATGCTCAGCGGAGAGGTTAATGACTCAGTTGCCTCTTCTATAGTAGCACAAATGTTATTTTTGGAAGCAGAGGATCCGGAAAAGGATATCTATTTCTACATAAACTCTCCAGGTGGAGTTGTTACTGCAGGTATGGCAATCTTTGATACAATGAATTACATCCGCCCAGATGTAGCAACTATATGTGTAGGTCAAGCAGCATCTATGGGGGCATTTTTACTTTCAAGTGGTGAAAAGGGCAAGAGATATGCTCTTCCACATGCAAGAATTATGATACATCAACCGTTAGGTGGAGCCCAAGGTCAAGCTACGGATATAGCAATTCAAGCTGAAGAGATTCTTCGTATGAAAAAAGAACTTAATGAAATATTAGCTAAAAATACAGGTCAGAATGTTAAAACAATAGAAAAAGATACTGACAGAGATAACTTTATGAGCGCTAAGCAGTGTGAAGAATATGGTATGATTGACGAAGTTTTAATTAAGAAAAGTAAATAG
- the tig gene encoding trigger factor, with protein MKIKTNKIDAANAEIEAVIPKEMIDANLEKIAKELTKTAVVQGFRKGKVPVSVVKKQYGSRLVQDAEAEALREVLSMGLDELKIANESLIGEPNISKFVKSDDKIDVIVKIALRPEIDLASYADSVDEFDKPTIGDEEVNEKLEKLADSQGKFVDLKRKRAAKSGDSVILDFEGSIDGELFEGGAAKEFALVLGSNQFIPGFEDQVIGMKIDEEKIVKVTFPENYGGDKLAGKDAEFKVNVHNIQEKVKVEIDDALAEKVLAGQDNPTLENLKTQIKNQLENEAVAKLYNDELKPALLDSLVGKFMFALPEFVVEQEIDIALNKKAGEMSEDEIKELRENASKLEELRETFRENAEKSVRATFIIDSLATAENVKVEENEVMQTIYYEAMQMGQDPKEAYDKYKSAGYLPAIQMSMVEDKVLTKILNSKMKEA; from the coding sequence ATGAAAATCAAAACAAATAAAATTGATGCTGCAAATGCTGAAATAGAAGCGGTAATTCCAAAAGAAATGATAGATGCAAATTTAGAAAAAATAGCAAAAGAGTTGACAAAAACAGCTGTTGTTCAAGGGTTTCGTAAGGGTAAAGTGCCTGTATCTGTAGTCAAAAAACAGTATGGTAGTCGTTTAGTTCAAGACGCAGAAGCTGAAGCACTTCGTGAAGTTTTAAGCATGGGACTTGATGAATTAAAAATTGCAAACGAGTCGCTAATAGGTGAGCCAAATATCTCTAAGTTTGTTAAAAGTGATGACAAAATAGATGTAATTGTGAAAATCGCATTAAGACCAGAAATTGATCTTGCTAGTTATGCAGATTCGGTTGATGAATTTGACAAGCCTACTATAGGAGATGAAGAAGTTAATGAAAAATTAGAGAAGCTAGCTGATTCACAAGGAAAGTTTGTTGATCTTAAAAGAAAAAGAGCAGCTAAAAGTGGTGACAGTGTTATACTAGATTTTGAAGGTTCTATTGATGGAGAGTTATTTGAAGGTGGAGCAGCTAAAGAGTTTGCTTTAGTTCTTGGATCAAATCAATTTATTCCAGGTTTTGAAGACCAAGTTATAGGAATGAAAATAGATGAAGAAAAAATTGTAAAAGTAACTTTTCCTGAAAACTATGGAGGAGACAAACTAGCTGGCAAAGATGCGGAGTTTAAAGTAAACGTGCATAATATTCAAGAAAAAGTAAAAGTAGAGATTGATGATGCACTTGCGGAGAAAGTTCTGGCTGGACAAGATAACCCTACTTTAGAGAACTTAAAAACTCAAATAAAAAATCAGCTTGAAAATGAAGCCGTAGCTAAACTTTATAATGATGAGTTAAAACCAGCTCTTTTGGATAGTCTTGTAGGAAAGTTTATGTTTGCATTGCCAGAGTTTGTTGTTGAGCAAGAGATTGATATTGCATTAAATAAAAAAGCAGGCGAAATGAGTGAAGATGAGATAAAAGAGCTTCGCGAAAATGCAAGTAAATTAGAAGAACTTCGTGAAACTTTTAGAGAAAATGCAGAAAAAAGTGTAAGAGCTACATTTATTATTGACTCTTTAGCTACTGCTGAGAATGTTAAAGTCGAAGAGAATGAAGTAATGCAAACTATATACTATGAAGCGATGCAAATGGGACAAGATCCTAAGGAAGCATACGATAAGTATAAGAGTGCTGGCTATTTACCTGCTATTCAGATGTCAATGGTTGAGGATAAAGTTCTTACTAAGATTCTTAACTCAAAGATGAAAGAAGCGTAA
- the lspA gene encoding signal peptidase II produces MHNKTLRLLVILSLTMVGVFIIDQNIKTLFVDGWRYYTECIDLILVYNKGVAFSMFAFLDEWLKYIQLVLIFGILFYVVYLKDVCYAFPAGLMLGGAFSNVYDRFIHEGVVDMVYWHCGFDFAVFNFADVMIDVAVVWILILTFRPKSCKN; encoded by the coding sequence ATGCATAATAAGACTCTTCGTTTATTAGTAATACTCTCTCTTACAATGGTTGGTGTTTTTATTATTGATCAAAATATAAAAACACTTTTTGTAGATGGCTGGCGCTACTACACTGAATGTATTGATTTGATTTTAGTTTACAATAAAGGCGTTGCTTTCTCCATGTTTGCTTTTTTAGATGAATGGCTAAAATATATTCAATTAGTACTAATTTTTGGTATTTTATTTTATGTAGTTTATCTTAAAGATGTTTGTTACGCGTTCCCAGCAGGATTAATGCTAGGAGGTGCTTTTTCAAATGTATATGACAGATTTATACATGAGGGTGTTGTGGACATGGTCTATTGGCATTGTGGGTTTGATTTTGCGGTGTTTAATTTCGCTGATGTGATGATTGATGTAGCTGTTGTATGGATATTAATACTTACTTTTAGACCAAAGTCATGCAAAAATTGA
- the glmM gene encoding phosphoglucosamine mutase — protein MKLFGTDGVRGEAGTFLSAELAMKVAMAAGIYFKSRAKTNRILVGKDTRRSGYMIENAIVSGLTAIGYDVVQIGPMPTPAIAFITENMRCDAGIMISASHNSYEDNGIKFFDGQGDKLSCSVEQEIENIYLNEEKLHDAQTTGKNIGKAKRIDDVVGRYIVQLKNSFPRDISLKGMRIVLDAANGAGYIVGPTVLEELGADVVVLHNKPDGFNINEGCGALHTKDLCEAVVKYRADLGIALDGDADRLVIVDEKGEIVDGDQLLGALGSYMNDNGVLKGGAIVSTVMSNQGLDDFMKEKGLKLFRSDVGDKNVLEIMKKEGINFGGEQSGHVIISDYAKTGDGLVSALQTLALLIKTNQKASEALRPFPLYPQKLVNINIKNKKPLKEIDGLEVKLAELDAKNIRHLIRYSGTENKLRILLECKDAKKMNLHVDDIVDFFQKALNA, from the coding sequence ATGAAATTATTCGGAACAGATGGGGTTAGAGGTGAGGCTGGTACTTTTTTAAGTGCAGAGTTAGCGATGAAAGTGGCCATGGCTGCTGGTATATACTTTAAATCTCGTGCTAAAACAAATAGAATTTTGGTTGGAAAAGACACACGCAGAAGTGGCTATATGATAGAGAATGCTATAGTCAGCGGATTGACGGCTATTGGTTATGATGTAGTGCAAATTGGACCAATGCCAACTCCTGCGATAGCATTTATTACCGAAAATATGCGCTGCGATGCTGGGATTATGATAAGTGCTTCGCATAACTCTTATGAGGATAATGGAATTAAATTTTTTGACGGTCAAGGAGATAAACTATCTTGTAGTGTTGAGCAAGAGATAGAAAACATTTATTTGAATGAAGAGAAACTTCATGATGCGCAAACTACCGGAAAAAATATAGGCAAGGCTAAAAGAATTGATGATGTTGTGGGCCGCTATATTGTTCAGCTAAAAAACTCTTTTCCAAGAGATATTTCTCTCAAAGGGATGCGTATAGTTTTAGACGCAGCTAATGGTGCAGGATATATTGTTGGGCCTACTGTGTTAGAAGAGTTGGGTGCAGATGTTGTTGTTTTACATAATAAACCAGATGGGTTTAACATAAACGAAGGGTGTGGCGCACTTCATACCAAAGATTTGTGTGAGGCTGTTGTTAAATATAGAGCAGATTTGGGCATAGCTCTTGACGGTGATGCAGATAGACTCGTTATAGTGGATGAGAAAGGTGAAATAGTTGATGGTGACCAGCTTTTGGGTGCTCTTGGTTCATACATGAATGACAACGGTGTTTTAAAAGGTGGCGCTATCGTCTCAACAGTTATGAGCAATCAAGGCTTGGATGATTTTATGAAGGAAAAGGGTCTTAAACTGTTCAGGTCTGATGTTGGAGATAAAAATGTTTTAGAGATTATGAAAAAAGAGGGGATTAACTTTGGCGGTGAGCAGAGCGGACATGTAATAATAAGTGATTATGCAAAAACCGGAGATGGCTTAGTTAGCGCACTTCAGACACTTGCTCTTTTAATAAAAACAAATCAAAAAGCTTCAGAGGCTCTTCGCCCATTTCCGCTCTATCCTCAAAAGCTAGTTAATATAAATATAAAAAATAAAAAACCATTAAAAGAGATTGACGGACTGGAAGTTAAGTTAGCAGAATTGGATGCAAAAAACATTCGTCATCTAATTCGTTATTCAGGAACAGAAAATAAGCTTAGAATTTTACTTGAGTGCAAGGATGCAAAAAAAATGAATCTACATGTAGATGATATTGTTGATTTTTTCCAAAAAGCTTTAAATGCATAA
- the rpsT gene encoding 30S ribosomal protein S20 — protein sequence MANHKSSIKRIRQTIVRTERNRFYRTRLKNIVKDVRSAIEAGNKEEASSAMTVANKQIQKFVSKGILKKETAARKISRLHRAVNAI from the coding sequence ATGGCAAATCACAAGTCATCAATTAAGAGAATTCGCCAAACTATCGTTCGTACAGAGCGTAATCGTTTCTACAGAACTCGTCTTAAAAACATTGTTAAGGATGTTCGTTCTGCAATCGAAGCAGGCAACAAAGAAGAAGCATCGTCAGCAATGACAGTAGCTAACAAACAAATTCAAAAATTTGTAAGCAAAGGTATCTTAAAAAAAGAAACTGCTGCTAGAAAAATAAGTCGTCTACACAGAGCTGTAAACGCAATATAA